From Microcoleus sp. FACHB-831, a single genomic window includes:
- a CDS encoding TIGR02588 family protein, translated as MSEGNRDKNPSEEEEKRPPRSLAELVSLSIASFILAAVVGLVLYDWFSQKDQPPILAVTPNSEIRQAHGQFYVPFKINNTGGDTAESVQIIAELRINGKIEETGEQQIDFLSGGETEEGAFVFSRDPRKGELLVRVASYKLP; from the coding sequence ATGAGTGAAGGTAATAGAGATAAAAATCCATCGGAAGAAGAAGAAAAGCGACCGCCGCGATCGCTGGCTGAATTGGTGTCATTGAGTATCGCGTCGTTCATCCTAGCCGCGGTTGTCGGATTGGTACTTTACGATTGGTTTTCTCAGAAAGATCAACCGCCGATTTTAGCAGTAACGCCGAACAGTGAAATTAGGCAAGCGCACGGACAATTTTATGTTCCATTTAAGATTAATAACACGGGCGGCGATACAGCGGAATCAGTACAAATTATTGCTGAATTACGCATAAATGGAAAAATTGAAGAAACTGGCGAACAACAGATAGACTTCCTTTCAGGTGGAGAAACAGAAGAAGGCGCATTTGTATTTAGCCGCGATCCGCGTAAAGGTGAGTTATTAGTGCGAGTTGCCAGCTACAAACTACCATAA
- a CDS encoding serpin family protein gives MVKPTFIRANTRFAFKLFRELRKEETSKNVFISPASVAIALAMTYNGSVGQTQAEMAIALELQELSLEQINNGNAEVRKALGNLDEGIELAIANSLWAEQDVTFKPDFLQRINDFYKAKVANLNFSAPTSLATINNWVRENTKGKIKTILNQLSPDVALILINAIYFKGIWANPFDKKNTRGRVFTLFDGTQKQHPMMFQSSTYSYYQNESFQAVSLPYGKNRVSMYIFLPNPESNIEEFHKNLNAENWYEWMSQFQNMKGTIVLPRFQLEHEVQLKNALIALGMGMAFEGGFPQMCNDENLAISRVIHKTFLEVNEEGTEAAAATAVMMARSMSLKPTFTMMVDRPFFCAIRDNETGTLLFMGSIMEPKIATSKQ, from the coding sequence ATGGTCAAACCTACTTTTATCCGGGCTAATACTAGATTTGCATTCAAGCTGTTTAGGGAACTTAGAAAAGAAGAGACGAGCAAGAACGTTTTTATCTCTCCTGCAAGCGTAGCGATCGCTCTGGCAATGACCTACAACGGTAGTGTAGGACAGACACAAGCAGAAATGGCGATCGCGTTGGAATTGCAAGAACTGAGCTTGGAACAAATCAACAACGGTAACGCCGAAGTGAGAAAGGCATTAGGAAATTTGGACGAGGGGATAGAGTTGGCGATCGCTAACTCGCTTTGGGCGGAGCAAGATGTCACCTTTAAGCCCGATTTCTTACAACGAATCAATGATTTTTATAAAGCAAAAGTTGCTAATCTAAATTTTAGCGCTCCCACAAGTCTGGCAACCATCAACAACTGGGTAAGGGAAAACACAAAAGGCAAAATTAAGACAATTCTTAATCAACTCAGCCCCGATGTAGCTTTAATCCTCATCAACGCCATCTATTTTAAGGGTATTTGGGCAAACCCTTTCGATAAAAAAAATACTCGCGGTCGCGTTTTTACTCTGTTTGATGGCACGCAAAAACAGCATCCAATGATGTTTCAATCCAGTACATACTCCTACTACCAAAACGAGAGCTTTCAGGCTGTTAGTTTGCCATATGGTAAAAATCGAGTAAGTATGTATATCTTCCTCCCAAACCCAGAATCAAACATAGAAGAGTTCCACAAAAATCTCAACGCTGAAAACTGGTATGAATGGATGAGCCAGTTCCAAAATATGAAAGGAACAATCGTTCTACCACGCTTTCAGCTAGAGCATGAAGTGCAACTCAAGAATGCCCTCATCGCCTTGGGAATGGGAATGGCTTTTGAAGGAGGTTTCCCGCAGATGTGTAACGACGAAAATCTTGCCATTAGCAGAGTCATCCATAAAACCTTCCTGGAAGTCAACGAAGAAGGAACCGAAGCCGCCGCCGCAACTGCTGTGATGATGGCAAGAAGCATGTCTCTCAAACCGACCTTTACAATGATGGTTGACCGCCCGTTTTTCTGCGCGATTCGGGATAATGAAACTGGAACATTGCTATTTATGGGTTCTATTATGGAGCCAAAGATTGCAACATCCAAGCAATAA
- a CDS encoding DJ-1/PfpI family protein, with product MTGKKILMLVGDFVEDYEVMVPFQALQMVGHTVHAICPDKKAGQTVRTAIHDFEGDQTYTEKPGHNFTLNATFDEVKASDYDALLIPGGRAPEYIRLNDKVLEITRHFAEANKPIAAICHGLQVLAAAGVLEGKSCTAYPACGPDVTKAGGLYAHIPADEAMVDGNLVTAPAWPAHPRWLAEFLKVLGTRIEHKEMVAV from the coding sequence ATGACTGGAAAGAAGATATTGATGCTTGTCGGCGACTTCGTTGAAGACTACGAAGTAATGGTTCCTTTTCAAGCATTGCAAATGGTCGGTCACACCGTCCATGCTATCTGCCCAGACAAGAAAGCGGGACAAACCGTGCGAACAGCAATCCACGACTTTGAAGGCGACCAAACTTATACTGAAAAACCAGGCCACAACTTTACCTTAAACGCTACATTTGATGAAGTAAAAGCATCAGACTACGATGCCTTACTCATCCCCGGCGGACGTGCGCCTGAATACATTCGCCTTAACGACAAAGTGTTAGAAATTACCCGCCACTTTGCCGAAGCAAATAAGCCCATCGCCGCCATCTGTCACGGCTTGCAAGTCCTAGCAGCAGCAGGAGTTCTTGAAGGCAAAAGTTGCACCGCCTACCCCGCCTGCGGGCCAGATGTAACCAAGGCTGGCGGACTGTATGCCCACATCCCAGCCGATGAAGCGATGGTTGACGGTAACTTGGTGACAGCGCCCGCATGGCCCGCGCATCCCCGCTGGCTGGCAGAATTCCTCAAAGTGTTGGGAACTCGCATTGAACACAAGGAAATGGTAGCGGTTTGA
- a CDS encoding methyl-accepting chemotaxis protein, whose amino-acid sequence MFNKQDITKQPPQPKNTGSITKKTLYQIALSVAIVVAVAAAINYFQFLSLLKFNEVEQLKNYVVERVEREKIIFALAADNQESLKQEIIRKYLQTNQEDPQVQFDNLFAREKDGVIRNRPELFDGTRQAGVYIDKSLPINADIRRHVIDFKELVESYGPAWHNRFQNIYIMTPENIMVEYWPEIPTWVQDATANLYLPKEEYYFVADAKHNPARKTVWTGLIYDEISKLWMVSAETPVDINGKQIATVGQDVMLNELMQRTITDHIEGGYNLIFRADGRLIAHPNLMDKIQEEKGLFNILNSDDDHLKNIFQLAKHAASGEIIIDDVKDGEYLAVTKIEGPDWYFVTGFPKSILTKQALNVAAFNLIMGVGVLLILVIVVFLVLQNQVAQPLKQLISATNQIAEGDYNISLEDNRQDELGRLAQSFNIMAAEIASRSRELQSALEQQAISVQEATTTMDELLASSRISAEQAEAAAAGAKQVLFLIEGNEENAAINGKSSLREKVAQLAQEILRLSDQTRQIGTISTLVSDLANQTNMLALNAAVEAARAGEHGKGFNVIATEIRKVADQSKGSAQKINALVRDIQTATNSTVMVTEEGKKNVEGVVDAVHNITLNSQQISLNANQQAIAISQVVQAMNHLNKVASQYLKNSRN is encoded by the coding sequence ATGTTTAACAAGCAAGATATTACTAAACAACCTCCACAGCCTAAAAACACAGGTTCTATTACTAAAAAAACCCTTTATCAGATAGCACTGAGCGTTGCTATTGTAGTTGCTGTTGCTGCTGCGATAAATTATTTCCAATTTCTTTCATTGTTAAAATTTAATGAGGTGGAGCAACTAAAAAACTATGTAGTTGAACGGGTTGAACGGGAAAAAATTATTTTCGCTCTCGCAGCAGACAATCAGGAAAGCCTTAAACAGGAAATCATCCGAAAATATCTACAAACTAACCAAGAAGACCCCCAAGTTCAATTCGACAATTTATTTGCTAGAGAAAAAGATGGAGTCATTCGCAATCGCCCCGAACTATTTGATGGGACGCGCCAAGCAGGTGTATATATTGACAAATCATTACCTATCAATGCTGATATTCGCCGCCATGTCATCGATTTCAAGGAGCTAGTAGAATCCTACGGTCCCGCATGGCATAACCGTTTTCAAAATATCTACATTATGACTCCTGAAAACATCATGGTTGAGTATTGGCCTGAAATTCCTACCTGGGTTCAGGATGCTACAGCCAATCTTTATTTGCCTAAAGAAGAATATTACTTTGTTGCCGATGCCAAACACAATCCAGCTAGAAAAACTGTTTGGACAGGTCTTATATATGACGAAATTAGCAAACTCTGGATGGTGTCGGCTGAAACCCCTGTAGATATCAACGGCAAACAGATTGCAACCGTTGGGCAAGATGTAATGCTCAATGAGTTGATGCAACGAACAATTACTGACCATATTGAGGGTGGGTATAACCTGATTTTTCGGGCGGATGGTCGATTGATAGCCCACCCAAACTTAATGGATAAAATTCAGGAAGAAAAGGGACTATTTAATATTCTTAATTCTGATGATGATCACCTGAAAAATATTTTTCAATTAGCAAAGCATGCTGCATCCGGTGAAATTATTATTGATGACGTTAAGGATGGAGAGTACCTGGCTGTTACAAAGATTGAAGGGCCAGATTGGTACTTTGTAACAGGTTTTCCAAAATCTATATTAACAAAGCAAGCTTTAAATGTAGCTGCATTCAACTTGATAATGGGCGTTGGCGTATTATTAATATTAGTAATAGTAGTGTTTTTGGTTTTACAAAATCAAGTTGCTCAACCCTTAAAACAACTAATAAGTGCAACTAACCAAATTGCTGAAGGAGATTATAATATTTCTCTTGAAGATAACAGACAAGACGAATTAGGCCGTCTTGCTCAATCATTTAACATCATGGCTGCTGAAATAGCATCCAGAAGCAGAGAATTGCAGAGCGCACTTGAACAGCAGGCGATTTCAGTTCAGGAAGCGACCACTACAATGGATGAGTTACTTGCCTCTTCTCGCATTTCAGCTGAGCAAGCTGAAGCTGCTGCTGCTGGAGCTAAACAGGTATTATTTTTAATAGAGGGCAATGAAGAGAATGCAGCTATAAACGGCAAGTCTAGCCTGAGAGAAAAGGTAGCGCAACTAGCTCAAGAAATATTGCGTTTAAGCGATCAAACCCGTCAAATTGGGACGATCTCAACATTAGTTAGTGATTTAGCTAATCAAACAAATATGCTAGCGCTTAATGCTGCTGTTGAAGCAGCTAGAGCTGGGGAACATGGGAAAGGATTTAATGTTATAGCCACTGAAATCCGTAAAGTTGCCGATCAAAGTAAAGGGTCAGCACAGAAGATTAATGCTTTGGTTCGGGATATTCAAACTGCTACTAATTCTACAGTAATGGTGACGGAAGAAGGCAAGAAAAATGTTGAAGGTGTTGTTGATGCTGTTCATAATATTACTCTAAATTCTCAACAAATTTCGCTTAATGCTAACCAACAAGCTATTGCTATTTCGCAGGTGGTGCAAGCAATGAATCACCTCAACAAAGTGGCATCGCAATATCTAAAAAATAGCAGAAATTAA
- a CDS encoding SDR family oxidoreductase: MPSEQTLQPPQKQDHQPGIESEMTPEPKFDDSKYKGSGKLLDKVALITGGDSGIGRAVALFYAKEGADVAIVYLNEHDDAQKTKTLVEQQGRKCITIAGDIGDEKFCQQVVQQTVDELGKLDILINNAAEQHPQESLEDITAEQLERTFRTNIFSMFYLTKAALKHLKEGSAIINTTSVTAYKGNQQLIDYSSTKGAIVAFTRSLSQSLAEKGIRVNGVAPGPIWTPLIPATFPEDKVANFGQQVPFKRAGQPEEIAPSYVFLGSDDSSYMSGQILHPNGGEVVNA; the protein is encoded by the coding sequence ATGCCCTCAGAACAAACGCTACAGCCACCACAAAAACAAGATCATCAACCCGGTATTGAATCGGAGATGACGCCAGAACCCAAGTTTGACGATTCTAAATATAAGGGTAGTGGCAAGTTGCTGGATAAGGTGGCGTTAATTACTGGCGGCGATAGTGGAATTGGTCGTGCAGTTGCTCTGTTTTATGCTAAAGAAGGGGCAGATGTTGCTATTGTTTATTTAAACGAACATGATGATGCCCAAAAAACTAAAACGTTGGTTGAACAACAAGGGCGTAAGTGTATCACTATAGCTGGCGATATTGGGGACGAGAAGTTTTGCCAGCAGGTGGTGCAGCAGACAGTTGATGAGTTGGGTAAATTGGATATTCTCATCAATAATGCTGCCGAACAGCATCCTCAAGAAAGCCTCGAAGATATTACTGCCGAACAGCTAGAACGCACTTTCCGCACTAACATTTTTTCGATGTTTTATCTGACGAAGGCGGCGCTAAAGCATCTGAAAGAAGGCAGCGCGATTATTAATACGACTTCGGTAACGGCTTACAAAGGCAATCAGCAGCTTATAGATTATTCATCTACTAAAGGTGCAATTGTGGCCTTTACGCGATCGCTCTCCCAATCTCTAGCTGAAAAGGGCATTCGTGTAAATGGCGTCGCACCAGGCCCAATTTGGACGCCGCTGATTCCGGCAACTTTTCCAGAGGATAAAGTAGCCAACTTCGGCCAACAAGTGCCGTTCAAGCGAGCTGGACAGCCGGAAGAAATTGCGCCTAGCTATGTGTTTTTAGGCTCAGATGACTCTTCTTATATGTCCGGTCAGATTCTACATCCCAACGGCGGCGAAGTCGTCAATGCCTGA
- a CDS encoding tetratricopeptide repeat protein, with amino-acid sequence MSTANKKNQIKKLVSIAGVASASILLSLPALALINPSVFNQSPKNGDRANGSAGRQILAQSTGGAAGGGTGSGTTGGSTGSAGSGTTGGSTGSTGSGTTGGSTGSTGSGTTGGSTGGTGSGITGGSTGGTGTGTTGGTTGGAGGFNNGGAGTGTAIPSTGTTTPGTGTTGGTTGGAGGFNNGGAGTGTAIPSTGTTTPGTGTTGGTTGGAGGFNNGGAGTGTTGGTTGGAGGFNNGGAGTGTLNPGGTGTAIPSTGTTAPSTGTTTPGTGTTAPSTGTTTPGTGTTGGTTGGGDGGFNNRGGTGGGPAGLNYGGATRGGAPGTGTNGGTTGGAAGTGTNGGTTGGAAGTGTLNNGAFTPRGSTTVDNGNGGAAGGAGTGTTNGGDRTRTNGGAAGGAGTGTINGGDRTRTNGGAAGGAGTGTTNGGDRTRTNGGAAGGAGTGTINGGDRTRTNGGAAGGAGTGTTNGAATPRTSQSNAQQNPFTRYMTLGYAATLQKDYQTALINFRRALSERPNNAYAVKAIRNVQNYLQRLR; translated from the coding sequence ATGAGTACAGCAAATAAAAAAAATCAAATCAAAAAGCTTGTTAGCATCGCCGGAGTTGCTAGCGCTAGTATTTTACTGAGTTTGCCCGCATTAGCGCTAATTAACCCTAGCGTATTCAATCAAAGCCCGAAGAACGGCGATCGCGCTAATGGCTCTGCTGGCAGACAAATATTAGCTCAGAGTACTGGTGGCGCAGCAGGCGGCGGTACTGGAAGTGGAACTACTGGCGGTAGCACAGGCAGTGCTGGAAGTGGAACTACTGGCGGTAGCACAGGCAGTACTGGAAGTGGAACTACTGGCGGTAGCACAGGCAGTACTGGAAGTGGAACTACTGGCGGTAGCACAGGCGGTACTGGAAGTGGAATTACTGGCGGTAGCACAGGCGGTACCGGAACTGGAACTACTGGTGGTACAACAGGCGGTGCTGGTGGATTCAATAATGGCGGCGCCGGAACTGGAACGGCAATCCCATCAACTGGAACAACTACGCCTGGAACTGGAACTACTGGTGGTACAACAGGCGGTGCTGGTGGATTCAATAATGGCGGCGCCGGAACTGGAACGGCAATTCCATCAACTGGAACAACTACGCCTGGAACTGGAACTACTGGCGGAACAACAGGCGGTGCTGGTGGATTCAATAATGGCGGCGCCGGAACTGGAACTACTGGCGGAACAACAGGCGGCGCTGGTGGATTCAATAATGGCGGCGCGGGAACTGGTACGTTGAACCCTGGAGGAACTGGAACGGCAATTCCGTCAACTGGAACTACTGCTCCATCAACTGGAACAACCACACCTGGAACTGGAACTACTGCTCCATCAACTGGAACAACCACACCTGGAACTGGAACTACTGGTGGCACCACAGGTGGCGGCGATGGGGGATTCAATAATCGTGGCGGGACAGGCGGCGGTCCTGCGGGATTGAATTATGGTGGAGCGACTAGAGGCGGCGCTCCGGGAACTGGGACGAATGGTGGCACAACAGGCGGCGCTGCCGGAACTGGGACGAATGGTGGCACAACAGGCGGTGCTGCCGGAACTGGGACATTGAATAATGGTGCATTCACGCCTAGAGGCTCGACAACTGTAGATAATGGTAATGGTGGCGCAGCAGGCGGCGCGGGAACTGGAACTACTAATGGTGGCGATCGCACTCGAACCAATGGTGGTGCAGCAGGCGGCGCGGGAACTGGAACTATCAATGGTGGCGATCGCACTCGAACCAATGGTGGTGCAGCAGGCGGCGCGGGAACTGGAACTACCAATGGTGGCGATCGCACTCGAACCAATGGTGGTGCAGCAGGTGGCGCGGGAACTGGAACTATCAATGGTGGCGATCGCACTCGAACCAATGGTGGTGCAGCAGGCGGCGCGGGAACTGGGACTACCAATGGTGCAGCTACCCCAAGAACTAGCCAATCGAATGCTCAGCAGAACCCTTTTACTCGTTACATGACGCTTGGTTACGCTGCAACCCTGCAAAAAGACTACCAAACTGCTTTGATTAACTTTAGAAGAGCGCTCAGCGAACGTCCTAACAACGCTTATGCTGTAAAAGCAATTCGCAACGTACAAAACTATCTTCAACGCCTTCGTTAG
- a CDS encoding pentapeptide repeat-containing protein, protein MNPDELLQKYAAGERDFCLADLSGVNLSGANLTAADLTHANLENATLSRATLSRAALGGANLRGAELVRADLRRADLSGADLIAADMRVANLSLADLIGADLRVANLSLAELMGTDLIGADLSGANLSLADLRGANLSGANLSLANLNHTHLYQADLTETNLHDANLQRVLYNEYTKFPEDFDPIEAGAYLIAPHTSLAGMDLSQAYLHKVNLHKSNLSGADLSKADLSWADLSEVNLSGANLRGANLSFANMAGTNLSGVNLNGANLTGVKNLYQANLKGANLSAAIMPDGAIFN, encoded by the coding sequence ATGAACCCTGATGAACTGTTGCAAAAATATGCAGCTGGAGAAAGAGATTTTTGTCTAGCCGACTTGAGTGGCGTCAACCTGAGCGGAGCAAATCTAACTGCTGCCGATCTAACTCATGCCAACCTCGAAAACGCTACTTTGAGCCGTGCCACTCTCAGCCGAGCTGCTTTGGGAGGAGCCAACCTGCGAGGTGCAGAGCTGGTTAGAGCCGACTTGCGTAGAGCAGACTTGAGTGGAGCCGACCTAATCGCCGCCGACATGAGGGTAGCCAACCTAAGTTTGGCCGACCTGATTGGAGCTGATTTGAGAGTCGCCAACTTGAGCTTAGCCGAATTGATGGGCACCGACTTGATCGGAGCCGACTTGAGCGGAGCTAACTTGAGTCTAGCCGACCTGCGTGGAGCCAACTTGAGCGGAGCCAACTTGAGTCTAGCCAACCTGAACCACACACACTTATATCAAGCAGACCTGACTGAGACGAACTTGCACGATGCTAACTTGCAAAGGGTTCTTTATAACGAATACACTAAGTTTCCCGAAGACTTTGACCCCATCGAGGCTGGTGCTTATTTGATAGCACCTCATACTTCACTTGCAGGGATGGACTTGAGTCAAGCCTACCTTCATAAGGTAAATCTGCACAAATCCAATTTAAGTGGGGCAGATTTGAGTAAAGCTGATTTAAGCTGGGCAGACTTGAGCGAAGTCAATCTGAGCGGTGCTAACTTGAGAGGTGCTAACCTAAGTTTTGCCAACATGGCTGGAACTAACCTGAGTGGGGTTAACCTCAACGGCGCTAACCTAACTGGAGTCAAAAACCTTTATCAGGCTAACCTTAAAGGCGCAAACCTGAGCGCAGCAATCATGCCAGATGGAGCAATTTTTAACTAA
- a CDS encoding hemerythrin domain-containing protein — MVATLDDTKRIAIAMELADMKELQQLLISNEEQFVSAISDEAIRKRIHDMLEDDRKNLGILETVIVQYGVKGEPRETSKKMIEQAQQLMQGHELSLYQKVSQHELLKHKQVMAGLLVHKCAQKVGADIEVAIGPLNTINFENRAHQEQLKGIIEVLGVTELTGKEPDQGLWGRVQDAIAAFSGVMGSVVTQNTDKDDMNIQTLIRLDHNKTNTIFTEIGATKDPQKLQEYFGQLYKDLTAHAIAEEQIVYPRVRSFYGDDNTQELYDEQSEMKRMLDEIKAINPESADEFRHKVKQLMEAVGDHIRQEESTMFAAIDKNCTDEQKEQMATEFKAAKSKVQEEMAASTK; from the coding sequence ATGGTAGCAACACTGGACGATACAAAGCGCATTGCGATCGCAATGGAATTGGCAGACATGAAAGAACTTCAACAACTGCTAATTTCTAATGAAGAACAATTTGTTTCTGCAATTTCAGATGAAGCTATTCGCAAGCGCATACACGATATGCTCGAAGACGACCGGAAAAATCTGGGCATTCTAGAGACTGTAATTGTTCAGTATGGTGTCAAGGGAGAACCCCGCGAAACCAGTAAGAAGATGATCGAGCAAGCTCAACAATTGATGCAAGGACATGAGCTTTCTCTGTATCAAAAAGTATCTCAACACGAACTACTGAAGCACAAGCAAGTAATGGCGGGGCTTTTAGTTCACAAGTGCGCTCAGAAAGTCGGTGCTGATATTGAAGTCGCGATTGGGCCTTTAAACACAATAAACTTTGAAAACCGCGCTCATCAAGAGCAATTGAAAGGCATTATTGAGGTTTTGGGCGTCACCGAACTGACTGGAAAAGAACCGGATCAAGGACTGTGGGGACGGGTTCAAGATGCGATCGCTGCCTTCTCAGGCGTGATGGGTAGCGTTGTTACCCAAAACACTGATAAGGATGATATGAACATCCAAACCCTTATCAGACTAGACCACAATAAGACCAATACAATATTCACCGAAATTGGCGCTACTAAAGATCCTCAGAAGCTCCAAGAGTATTTCGGTCAGCTTTACAAAGATTTAACTGCTCATGCTATAGCTGAAGAGCAAATTGTCTATCCCCGCGTCCGTTCTTTCTACGGTGATGACAATACTCAAGAGCTTTACGACGAGCAAAGCGAAATGAAGCGGATGTTGGATGAAATCAAGGCTATCAACCCCGAATCAGCCGATGAGTTCCGACACAAAGTTAAGCAACTGATGGAAGCCGTTGGCGATCACATCCGTCAAGAAGAAAGCACTATGTTCGCCGCAATCGACAAGAATTGCACCGACGAGCAAAAAGAGCAAATGGCTACCGAGTTTAAAGCAGCTAAGAGCAAAGTTCAGGAAGAAATGGCAGCTTCTACCAAGTAA
- a CDS encoding hemerythrin domain-containing protein: MVTTIDDTKRIAIATKLADIKALQNLLIANEEQFVSAIADEDIRKRIQDMLDDDRKNLGVLDTVIVQYGVKGEPKETTVKMIEEVQKLMKGSELTIFEKVSQHELLKHKAAMGGILIHKAAQVVGADIEAAITPLNTVNFENRAHQEQLKGILEILGVRELTGKDPDQGLWARVQDAVAAVTGVAGSVVTRTDDEMTIEQIIRMDHTKTDTLFVQILGSNDAHKIQEFYGQLYKDLTAHSEAEEQVVYPAVRPYYDETQDLYQEQAEMKQMLETIKSLNPASEDFKGQVEKLMAAVRHHVGQEENEMFPKIRDNFSHEQQKQLATQFKSAKSQVQDKFAAASK; encoded by the coding sequence ATGGTTACGACAATTGATGATACAAAGCGTATTGCGATCGCCACTAAATTGGCAGATATCAAAGCGCTGCAAAATCTATTGATTGCCAACGAAGAGCAATTTGTATCTGCAATTGCGGATGAAGATATTCGCAAGCGCATACAAGATATGCTCGATGACGACCGGAAAAACCTCGGCGTTCTCGATACCGTAATTGTCCAATACGGTGTTAAAGGCGAGCCGAAGGAAACAACTGTAAAAATGATTGAAGAAGTTCAGAAACTAATGAAAGGTTCTGAACTGACAATTTTTGAAAAAGTATCTCAGCATGAGTTGCTAAAGCATAAAGCAGCGATGGGCGGTATCTTAATCCACAAAGCTGCCCAAGTTGTCGGCGCTGACATTGAAGCTGCCATCACTCCACTAAATACGGTTAACTTCGAGAACCGCGCCCACCAAGAGCAACTAAAAGGAATTCTAGAAATTCTAGGCGTTCGCGAACTAACTGGAAAAGATCCCGATCAAGGTCTGTGGGCACGAGTTCAAGATGCTGTTGCAGCAGTGACAGGCGTCGCAGGTAGCGTGGTTACTCGTACAGATGACGAGATGACCATCGAGCAAATCATCCGCATGGATCACACCAAGACTGACACGCTGTTTGTGCAAATTTTAGGCAGCAATGATGCTCATAAGATCCAAGAGTTTTACGGTCAACTATATAAAGATCTGACCGCCCACTCCGAAGCTGAAGAGCAAGTAGTTTACCCCGCAGTACGTCCTTACTACGACGAAACCCAAGACTTGTATCAAGAGCAAGCTGAAATGAAGCAGATGCTGGAGACAATTAAGTCTCTCAACCCCGCTTCAGAGGATTTCAAAGGACAAGTTGAGAAGTTGATGGCGGCAGTTCGGCATCACGTTGGTCAAGAAGAAAACGAGATGTTCCCCAAAATCCGCGACAACTTCAGCCACGAACAACAAAAGCAACTGGCTACCCAGTTCAAATCAGCTAAGAGCCAAGTACAAGACAAGTTTGCAGCTGCTAGCAAGTAA
- a CDS encoding DUF2993 domain-containing protein has product MTQEQAGLAQQALNKVAEMGLASQVDAVDKVDIDVRTDPLKLAQGEVDSVAIAGDGLTILQDLRLEQLDLETGNVSIDLLSAVFGKVELTQPTDAKVRVVLIQADLNHALNSKLARNWVRNQNFQVLGKTYSIELKQVECDLPGDGEILFTAGLLLRAEDKSYPIVASVVLWMGDNGDTVCLRQSKFAEGEDLPIEITAALLMRVSTLLKQRYIKQKDFSLNIEQIAVEAGRIVVQVKARVERVPVE; this is encoded by the coding sequence GTGACTCAAGAACAGGCAGGGCTGGCGCAACAAGCGCTGAACAAAGTAGCAGAGATGGGACTAGCCAGCCAAGTAGATGCTGTCGATAAAGTAGATATAGATGTCCGCACAGATCCGCTCAAGCTGGCGCAGGGAGAAGTAGACTCAGTGGCGATCGCTGGCGACGGTCTGACTATCCTCCAAGACTTGCGATTAGAGCAATTAGATCTGGAAACGGGTAACGTTAGCATCGACCTATTGAGCGCTGTTTTTGGAAAAGTTGAACTAACCCAACCCACAGATGCAAAGGTGCGCGTGGTGTTAATTCAAGCAGATCTGAACCACGCTCTTAACTCTAAGCTTGCCCGCAATTGGGTGCGAAACCAAAACTTTCAAGTGTTGGGTAAAACTTATAGTATTGAGCTAAAGCAGGTAGAATGCGACTTACCCGGTGACGGCGAAATATTGTTTACCGCTGGGTTGCTGTTACGCGCGGAGGATAAGAGTTATCCAATTGTTGCCTCAGTTGTACTGTGGATGGGCGACAACGGAGATACTGTGTGCCTGCGACAGAGTAAGTTTGCTGAAGGCGAAGACTTGCCCATAGAAATTACAGCGGCTTTGTTGATGAGGGTCAGCACGCTGCTGAAACAGCGCTACATTAAACAGAAAGATTTCTCCCTGAATATTGAGCAAATAGCTGTGGAAGCAGGAAGAATTGTCGTGCAAGTTAAAGCCCGCGTGGAGCGCGTTCCTGTAGAATAA